The Gammaproteobacteria bacterium genome contains a region encoding:
- a CDS encoding maleylpyruvate isomerase family mycothiol-dependent enzyme, with product MREILSDLVAEEQALDQLLQKIAIRDWKRKTPANNWSIQDIVAFLASSEEFALQVLQKGRAPFVQSETYDLLENIATSGIDRGRSMRAQDVIEWWRGARAGVVDALSRMTRSQRVPWFVGDISAQTFATARLAEAWAYGLDVQSVAETQMEDTPRLRHIAWLAWRTLPYAFEKAGHAYTPIRVEVIGPGYAKWVYGPENSSQRIKGSAGEWCRVAVQRIPASETSLTVEGEVAELALLIASTAI from the coding sequence GTGCGTGAGATCCTTTCAGACTTGGTAGCCGAAGAACAGGCACTCGATCAGTTGTTGCAGAAGATCGCGATCCGCGACTGGAAGCGGAAGACTCCGGCAAACAACTGGTCCATCCAGGACATCGTCGCGTTTCTCGCCTCCTCGGAAGAGTTCGCACTTCAAGTGCTCCAGAAGGGTCGAGCGCCCTTCGTCCAGTCCGAGACCTACGATCTGCTCGAGAATATCGCCACTTCCGGAATCGATCGCGGGCGGTCGATGCGCGCTCAAGATGTCATCGAATGGTGGCGCGGAGCGCGCGCCGGCGTCGTCGATGCTCTCTCGCGAATGACCCGATCCCAACGGGTCCCCTGGTTCGTCGGCGACATCTCCGCTCAGACGTTCGCCACGGCGCGTCTCGCCGAAGCATGGGCATACGGGCTCGACGTTCAATCCGTCGCCGAGACCCAGATGGAGGACACTCCGAGGCTCCGCCACATCGCATGGCTCGCCTGGCGAACCCTTCCGTACGCATTCGAGAAAGCCGGCCATGCCTACACACCGATTCGCGTCGAGGTCATCGGCCCCGGATACGCGAAGTGGGTGTACGGCCCCGAGAACTCCAGCCAGCGCATCAAGGGCTCCGCCGGCGAATGGTGCCGCGTCGCGGTGCAGCGCATCCCGGCGTCGGAGACGTCCCTCACCGTAGAGGGCGAAGTCGCCGAGCTTGCCCTCCTGATCGCCAGCACCGCCATTTGA
- a CDS encoding DUF4032 domain-containing protein: MPEITIRPSHPDFLDLSWDRPLDTWTSTRLVDLPRGISRHEVRFVSYRHGIYAIKELPTDAARREYEALRTLEDLNAPAVTAIGLVTGRADDAAAEISAALVTRYLDYSFSYRELLQGPGFGARRNQMLDAFASLLVQLHLAGCFWGDCSLSNTLYRWDADGLETRMVDAETASIRPSLTDGQREEDLAIMIENVAGGMADIAAERGIPLDDADLSLGEDIAVRYRALWDELSAVWVVGPDERFKIAERINRINDLGFNVEEVSVAATGDRLEVRTRVGGRTFHANKLKELTGVEAGERQARQILDDLYYYAVKFELPPPVAAVQWRVDAFEPTLQRLRDIPEVHDAVQAYCDLLRHRYLMSVDAGCDVGTDAAFADWIKAGRPGYPPE, encoded by the coding sequence ATGCCCGAGATCACGATTCGTCCCAGCCACCCGGACTTCCTGGACTTGTCCTGGGATCGGCCCTTGGACACATGGACCTCGACGAGACTCGTCGACCTCCCCCGTGGAATCTCCCGACACGAGGTCAGGTTCGTGTCCTATCGCCATGGCATCTATGCGATCAAAGAACTCCCGACCGACGCAGCCCGTCGTGAGTACGAGGCACTGCGCACCCTGGAAGATCTCAATGCTCCGGCCGTCACCGCGATCGGACTGGTGACCGGGAGGGCAGACGATGCCGCAGCAGAGATCTCGGCAGCACTCGTCACACGCTATCTCGACTACTCCTTCTCGTATCGTGAGCTCCTGCAGGGACCCGGATTCGGCGCCCGTCGTAATCAGATGCTCGATGCGTTCGCCTCACTCCTCGTGCAACTGCACCTCGCGGGATGCTTCTGGGGTGATTGCTCCCTGTCGAACACCCTGTACCGCTGGGATGCGGACGGTCTTGAAACCCGCATGGTCGATGCCGAAACCGCATCCATTCGGCCCAGCCTGACCGACGGCCAGCGTGAAGAAGATCTTGCGATCATGATCGAGAACGTTGCCGGCGGGATGGCCGATATCGCCGCCGAACGAGGGATACCGCTCGACGACGCCGACCTCTCCCTCGGAGAAGACATTGCCGTGCGATATCGCGCCCTCTGGGACGAACTCTCGGCAGTGTGGGTCGTTGGACCCGACGAGCGATTCAAGATCGCAGAGCGAATCAACCGGATCAACGATCTCGGCTTCAACGTGGAAGAAGTCTCTGTCGCCGCCACAGGAGACCGACTCGAGGTGCGGACCCGAGTCGGAGGACGCACGTTCCACGCCAACAAGCTCAAAGAGCTGACCGGCGTCGAAGCGGGTGAACGCCAGGCACGTCAAATCCTCGACGACCTCTACTACTACGCGGTGAAGTTCGAACTCCCCCCTCCCGTCGCAGCCGTCCAGTGGCGGGTCGACGCGTTCGAGCCCACGCTGCAGCGTCTGCGAGACATCCCGGAAGTTCATGATGCCGTCCAGGCCTACTGCGATCTCCTCCGCCATCGCTACCTGATGTCGGTCGACGCCGGATGCGATGTTGGGACAGATGCTGCTTTCGCCGACTGGATCAAAGCCGGGCGGCCCGGCTACCCACCCGAGTGA
- a CDS encoding HD domain-containing protein, protein MIGLGRRTDTIDTFTDLISEQETWLVDHGARVARIAATLGTRLGLGTEQLRRLHVTAHLHDVGKIHIDSHVVNKPGPLADQEWEEMRRHPAEGFLLLEGLVHPEIATAVLFHHERFDGGGYPRGLSGTAIPYLSRILFVADAFDAITSERPYQAALSTEIALGEIELHAGSQFDPAVVAAMLMRPSGAHHLSRSQTERSSGLPRALR, encoded by the coding sequence GTGATAGGACTTGGAAGACGCACGGACACGATCGACACGTTCACGGACCTCATCTCGGAGCAGGAAACGTGGCTGGTGGATCATGGAGCACGTGTTGCCCGCATCGCAGCAACCCTTGGGACCCGACTCGGCCTCGGGACCGAACAACTGCGACGACTCCACGTGACGGCCCATTTGCACGATGTCGGCAAGATCCATATCGACAGTCACGTTGTGAACAAACCCGGACCGCTCGCCGACCAAGAGTGGGAGGAGATGCGGCGCCACCCGGCAGAAGGGTTCCTCCTCCTTGAAGGCCTCGTCCACCCCGAGATCGCCACGGCGGTCCTGTTCCACCACGAACGGTTCGACGGAGGCGGTTATCCGCGAGGCCTCTCGGGAACCGCCATCCCCTATCTCTCCCGCATTCTCTTCGTTGCCGACGCCTTCGACGCCATCACCAGTGAGCGTCCGTACCAGGCGGCACTCTCCACAGAGATCGCGCTGGGCGAGATCGAGCTTCACGCAGGCAGCCAGTTCGATCCAGCCGTCGTTGCGGCGATGCTGATGAGACCATCGGGTGCTCACCACCTGAGCCGCTCTCAGACGGAGCGCTCGTCCGGTCTTCCCAGAGCCCTCAGGTAG
- a CDS encoding AAA domain-containing protein, whose translation MADTVTFTDPTGEGEPIPLEVFEVARGIPDHAQRVGKIPDPDPYYVDLGMLYRFAAIEQVRRTTGPAFVPLHVAVRGHMGTGKDHDIEQFAALLRLPYYRIPLTGEVRDVTLIGSTQLHGDGKGGTESRWEDGDITRALRGPALVNLSELNAAGAETLFALHGLLDRYQSLDLPNGDTVRLRDDVRLFGTMNPTDLRDYAGTQTLNKAFADRWVIWEKDFPSGEQLEEMLRRRYPALKAVFVDAIARLAVEVNESFQARDAGTRVETPMSLRTVLDRVPTGLAVFAKADDPLRRAWQDFVLPHVDPYDRDHYETVWSAVVRKGPSEPPFEDV comes from the coding sequence GTGGCTGACACCGTTACGTTCACCGACCCGACAGGAGAGGGCGAACCGATTCCCCTCGAGGTCTTCGAGGTTGCACGGGGAATCCCCGACCATGCCCAACGCGTAGGAAAGATCCCGGACCCCGACCCCTACTACGTGGATCTGGGCATGTTGTATCGGTTTGCGGCGATCGAGCAGGTACGCCGCACCACGGGACCTGCATTCGTCCCCCTTCACGTCGCCGTCCGTGGGCACATGGGCACCGGTAAGGATCACGACATCGAGCAGTTCGCAGCATTGCTCCGGCTCCCCTACTACCGGATTCCGCTCACCGGCGAAGTGCGGGACGTGACGCTGATCGGGTCGACACAGTTGCACGGTGACGGCAAGGGTGGCACAGAGAGTCGCTGGGAGGATGGGGACATCACCAGAGCACTGCGGGGACCCGCACTCGTGAACCTGTCGGAACTCAACGCAGCCGGTGCCGAGACGCTCTTCGCCCTGCATGGTCTGCTCGACCGCTACCAGAGTCTCGACCTGCCGAACGGAGACACGGTCCGTCTTCGCGACGACGTCCGCCTGTTCGGAACGATGAACCCCACCGATCTGAGGGACTATGCGGGGACCCAGACCCTCAACAAGGCCTTTGCCGACCGATGGGTCATCTGGGAGAAGGACTTCCCCAGCGGAGAACAGCTCGAAGAGATGCTTCGGAGGCGATATCCGGCCCTGAAAGCCGTGTTCGTCGACGCGATCGCTCGACTGGCCGTGGAGGTCAACGAGTCCTTCCAGGCGAGGGACGCCGGTACGAGGGTCGAGACGCCGATGAGTCTGCGGACCGTCCTCGACCGAGTGCCGACCGGACTGGCCGTCTTCGCGAAAGCCGACGATCCGCTGCGCCGGGCGTGGCAGGACTTCGTACTTCCCCACGTTGATCCGTACGACCGGGATCACTATGAGACCGTCTGGAGCGCCGTGGTGCGCAAGGGGCCGTCCGAGCCACCGTTCGAGGACGTCTGA
- a CDS encoding universal stress protein, translating into MHVLIATTGVLPPGPVADLTLRLAGTTGEVSVLTVVPAPQEFLDTLELELWHPLTEFPPDSESEQARTARYVEERGERLAAPVLAALIARGMLPNKLFLEGSDPAKVICDTADTIGADLVLLGVTRRLFNDGAWSSVSAEVMEHTHVPVILVPPAEHEDGPRS; encoded by the coding sequence GTGCATGTGCTGATAGCCACCACGGGTGTGCTTCCCCCGGGCCCCGTCGCGGACCTGACTCTGCGTCTCGCGGGTACCACCGGGGAGGTTTCGGTGCTCACGGTCGTTCCTGCTCCCCAGGAGTTCCTCGATACTCTGGAACTCGAGCTGTGGCATCCGCTCACCGAGTTCCCCCCTGACAGCGAGAGCGAACAGGCACGAACCGCCCGCTATGTGGAGGAACGCGGTGAGCGACTCGCTGCCCCCGTCCTGGCTGCACTGATCGCCAGAGGCATGCTTCCGAACAAGCTCTTCCTGGAGGGATCGGATCCCGCCAAGGTGATCTGCGACACGGCGGACACCATCGGAGCCGACCTCGTCCTCCTCGGTGTGACCCGCAGGTTGTTCAACGACGGTGCATGGAGTTCCGTTTCTGCCGAAGTCATGGAACACACCCACGTCCCGGTGATCCTGGTCCCGCCCGCCGAACACGAGGACGGTCCCCGCTCCTAG
- a CDS encoding enoyl-CoA hydratase — MSNATLLSVEGRVATVTMNRPAIRNALTGTGVLEGLLASLDTVKDDSALSVLIFTGAGSAFSAGGNLKDMQAGEGIFEGSPRRIAESYRTSVLRLMRTVASLDLVTIAAINGPAVGGGCDLALVCDLRFASHTARLGQPAISLGLVPGDGGAWILPRIVGWQRAAELIFTGRLIEADEALALGLVLELTDADRLMERVDDLAHTIAAKPPHAVRLTKRLLRHARNTDFDAFLDMTAAFQAIAHHTQGHREAVETIMDNRRES, encoded by the coding sequence ATGAGCAACGCAACGCTCCTCTCCGTCGAAGGTCGCGTCGCCACGGTCACGATGAACCGCCCTGCCATCCGCAACGCTCTGACCGGAACGGGTGTCCTGGAGGGCCTCCTCGCCTCGCTCGACACGGTCAAAGACGATTCGGCTTTGTCCGTGCTCATCTTCACCGGCGCGGGCAGCGCGTTCAGCGCCGGCGGCAATCTCAAGGACATGCAGGCCGGCGAGGGAATCTTCGAAGGATCCCCACGACGTATCGCAGAGTCCTACAGGACGAGCGTGCTCCGACTCATGCGCACCGTCGCATCACTCGACCTCGTGACGATCGCCGCAATCAACGGCCCTGCCGTCGGAGGAGGTTGCGATCTCGCCCTCGTCTGCGACCTGAGATTCGCCTCCCATACCGCACGCTTGGGGCAGCCCGCCATCAGCCTCGGCCTCGTACCTGGTGACGGCGGCGCCTGGATCCTCCCCCGGATCGTCGGATGGCAGCGTGCCGCCGAGCTCATCTTCACCGGCAGGCTGATCGAAGCCGACGAGGCACTCGCTCTTGGTCTCGTGCTGGAGCTGACGGATGCCGATCGCCTCATGGAACGCGTCGACGATCTCGCCCACACCATCGCAGCCAAGCCTCCCCACGCCGTTCGGCTCACCAAACGTCTCTTGCGACACGCCAGGAACACCGACTTCGATGCTTTCCTCGACATGACGGCCGCCTTCCAGGCGATCGCCCACCACACACAAGGACATCGCGAAGCCGTCGAAACGATCATGGACAATCGGCGAGAGTCCTGA
- a CDS encoding glucose 1-dehydrogenase — MDIRVDDKVALITGGSRGIGEAIAREFLASGATGVVITGRKQAGLEQALEEIDGGDRVIAVAGGADDAEHVTRAVQQTIREFGSCDILVNNAATNPVAGNITDIDLGALDKTWSVNQRGPLMFAREVWRQWMREHGGSIVNIASVGGLMPGPLLGAYNVSKAALIFMTRQLAFEMAPLVRVNAVAPGIVKTKFSRLLWEMNEEAAGGLHPLKCLGEVEDVAAAVLFLASDAASWITAVTIPIDGGMTGARPGIG, encoded by the coding sequence ATGGACATTCGCGTCGATGACAAGGTTGCGCTGATCACAGGCGGCAGCAGAGGGATTGGGGAGGCTATCGCCAGAGAGTTTCTCGCCAGCGGCGCCACAGGAGTCGTGATCACAGGCAGGAAGCAGGCAGGGCTCGAGCAGGCCTTGGAAGAGATCGACGGAGGCGATCGTGTCATCGCCGTGGCCGGAGGCGCCGACGATGCAGAGCATGTCACGCGCGCCGTGCAGCAGACGATTCGTGAGTTTGGCTCCTGCGATATCCTCGTCAACAACGCGGCGACCAACCCGGTCGCAGGAAACATCACCGACATCGACCTCGGGGCACTCGACAAGACATGGTCGGTGAATCAGCGCGGTCCGCTCATGTTCGCTCGAGAGGTCTGGCGGCAGTGGATGCGCGAACACGGCGGCTCGATCGTCAACATCGCGTCGGTCGGGGGCCTGATGCCCGGGCCGCTGCTCGGAGCGTACAACGTGTCCAAGGCGGCGCTCATTTTCATGACGCGACAGCTCGCTTTTGAGATGGCCCCGTTGGTGCGGGTGAACGCCGTCGCGCCGGGCATCGTGAAGACCAAGTTCTCACGGCTTCTCTGGGAGATGAACGAGGAGGCAGCCGGTGGCCTCCATCCTCTGAAGTGTCTCGGGGAGGTGGAAGATGTGGCCGCGGCGGTCCTGTTCCTCGCATCGGACGCCGCTTCGTGGATCACCGCGGTGACCATTCCGATCGACGGAGGGATGACCGGGGCGAGACCGGGCATCGGGTAG
- a CDS encoding FAD-dependent oxidoreductase has translation MRKLLVLGAGTAGTMVVNKMSHHLDPDEWQITIVDQEETHYYQPGFLFIPFGMYGRNDVIKAKRDYIPTGVEMIVSEIDVIDADNSRVKLVKGDRWLEYDYLVIATGTHPRLDQTPGLLEEEKLPENVHTFYTLEGAVNLAKYLRSWEGGRLVLNIMEFPFKCPVAPLEFIFLADWWFTEQGIRDKVDLTFVTPLPGAFTKPIASRALGGMLEEKKITLVSDFMPERVDADRNTLVAFDEDEVEYDLLVTVPVSMGADMIGRSGLGDELNHIPVDKETFVSKKYDNIFALGDAAALPTSKAGSVAHFAVDIWTENFLRYIDGLPMLENFDGHANCFIESGFGKGLLIDFNYDTEPLPGKYPLPGVGPFSLLQESEMNHWGKMMFRWMYWNVLLKGKEMPVTSYMTMAGKWS, from the coding sequence ATGAGGAAACTGTTGGTCCTGGGCGCCGGTACTGCCGGCACCATGGTGGTGAACAAGATGAGCCACCATCTCGATCCCGACGAATGGCAGATCACGATCGTGGATCAGGAGGAGACGCACTACTACCAGCCGGGGTTCCTGTTCATCCCGTTTGGGATGTACGGACGTAATGACGTCATCAAGGCCAAGCGAGACTACATCCCGACCGGTGTCGAGATGATCGTCTCGGAGATCGACGTGATCGACGCGGACAACAGCCGGGTGAAGCTCGTCAAGGGAGATCGATGGCTGGAGTACGACTATCTGGTCATTGCCACCGGGACGCATCCGAGACTGGACCAGACGCCGGGGCTCCTCGAGGAAGAGAAACTTCCGGAGAACGTCCATACGTTCTACACGCTCGAAGGTGCCGTGAACCTCGCCAAGTACCTGCGATCCTGGGAAGGCGGACGCCTGGTGCTCAACATCATGGAGTTCCCGTTCAAGTGCCCGGTCGCTCCGCTGGAGTTCATCTTCCTTGCCGACTGGTGGTTCACCGAACAGGGGATCCGCGACAAGGTGGACCTGACGTTCGTGACCCCGCTCCCGGGGGCATTCACGAAGCCGATCGCCTCTCGGGCGCTCGGCGGGATGCTGGAAGAGAAGAAGATCACGCTGGTTTCGGACTTCATGCCCGAGCGGGTCGATGCGGACCGCAACACCCTCGTCGCGTTCGACGAGGACGAAGTCGAATATGACCTGCTCGTGACCGTGCCGGTGAGCATGGGTGCCGACATGATCGGCCGGTCGGGACTCGGAGATGAACTGAATCACATTCCGGTCGACAAAGAGACGTTCGTTTCCAAGAAGTACGACAACATCTTCGCTCTGGGCGACGCCGCAGCATTGCCGACATCCAAGGCGGGGTCGGTTGCACACTTCGCCGTCGATATCTGGACCGAGAACTTCCTTCGGTACATCGACGGCCTCCCCATGCTCGAGAACTTCGACGGTCACGCGAACTGCTTCATCGAGTCGGGCTTCGGCAAGGGGCTCCTGATCGACTTCAACTACGACACGGAGCCGCTTCCGGGCAAGTACCCGCTTCCCGGCGTCGGCCCGTTCTCGTTGCTGCAGGAATCCGAGATGAACCACTGGGGCAAGATGATGTTCCGGTGGATGTACTGGAACGTGCTGCTCAAGGGCAAGGAAATGCCCGTCACCTCCTATATGACGATGGCGGGGAAGTGGAGCTGA
- the tusE gene encoding TusE/DsrC/DsvC family sulfur relay protein, with amino-acid sequence MATEVIAGHEISVDDEGFMTDPSEWSEELAQELAKEIHIDALTEDHWKAIRFLREDYAETGETATIRRVSMQTGLTTKQLYRLFPKKPAKKMAYISGLPKPTGCV; translated from the coding sequence ATGGCAACGGAAGTGATTGCCGGACATGAGATCAGCGTCGACGACGAAGGTTTCATGACCGACCCAAGCGAGTGGAGCGAAGAACTCGCCCAAGAGCTCGCCAAGGAGATCCACATCGATGCGCTGACCGAAGACCATTGGAAGGCGATCCGGTTCCTGCGAGAGGACTACGCGGAGACGGGGGAGACGGCGACGATCCGGCGAGTGTCGATGCAGACGGGTCTGACGACGAAGCAGCTATATCGGCTCTTTCCGAAGAAGCCTGCCAAGAAGATGGCGTACATATCCGGTCTTCCAAAGCCGACCGGCTGCGTGTGA
- a CDS encoding BtpA/SgcQ family protein → MPGPLIGMVHLGALVGAPHFANDMHSVVQRAIDDAVTLERAGFDALLVENFGDAPFFADAVPPVTVAAMARALSAVIEATSIAVGVNVLRNDAVSALSIAAACDASFIRVNVLSGTMFTDQGVIEGRAAELSRLRSSLGPDIEILADVFVKHAVPPPGLTLTQAVEDLCERGGADAIVVSGTGTGRPTEIATIDEVRAACGRLPIFVGSGASIETIEQILQHADGVIVGTAIEVDGRTTNPIDPERAAAFVAAARGASR, encoded by the coding sequence ATGCCGGGCCCGCTCATCGGCATGGTGCACCTCGGCGCCCTCGTGGGAGCCCCCCACTTCGCCAACGACATGCACTCGGTCGTCCAGCGCGCCATCGACGATGCCGTCACGCTCGAACGAGCCGGATTCGACGCTCTCCTCGTCGAGAACTTCGGTGATGCTCCCTTCTTTGCCGATGCCGTCCCCCCGGTCACCGTCGCAGCCATGGCACGGGCGCTGAGTGCCGTCATCGAAGCGACATCGATCGCCGTCGGCGTCAACGTGCTCCGAAACGATGCCGTGAGCGCACTCTCCATTGCCGCTGCGTGCGACGCATCCTTCATCCGCGTCAACGTCCTGAGCGGCACCATGTTCACCGATCAAGGTGTGATCGAGGGTCGGGCAGCAGAGCTTTCGCGCCTGCGATCATCGCTTGGCCCGGATATCGAGATCCTCGCCGACGTGTTCGTCAAACATGCCGTTCCACCCCCGGGCCTCACGCTCACGCAGGCGGTGGAGGACCTCTGTGAGCGCGGTGGCGCCGACGCGATCGTCGTCTCCGGCACCGGAACGGGAAGACCGACGGAGATCGCCACCATCGACGAAGTGAGAGCGGCCTGTGGCCGACTTCCCATCTTTGTCGGCTCCGGGGCGAGCATCGAGACGATCGAACAGATCCTGCAGCACGCGGATGGAGTGATCGTCGGGACCGCAATCGAGGTCGACGGCCGCACGACGAATCCCATCGATCCTGAGCGTGCAGCCGCATTCGTTGCCGCTGCCAGAGGGGCTTCGAGATGA
- a CDS encoding helix-turn-helix domain-containing protein, which produces MAGMLTSKELQELLQVDRSTIYRMAEAGSLPAVKVGRQWRFPEAAIERWLISANAGTGESRAVEPDDGSVLAPGSCVQPIIDLLADMLGVMLVVTDMHGVPITDVSNPCGLFNTVAQIPGGTAECIAGWQDLAGSADLEPRFTGSHLGLMCARSFIRVGTELKAMVIAGGIAPGVWPPSDAELDSMAQGFGADPADLVEHVDDVYDLDADARQKVLEALPRIAAMISEITAEFQSLRGKLEAIAALAER; this is translated from the coding sequence TTGGCCGGCATGCTGACATCCAAGGAGCTACAGGAGTTGCTCCAGGTGGATCGCTCGACGATCTACCGCATGGCTGAAGCCGGGTCGCTTCCTGCGGTCAAGGTGGGACGACAGTGGCGGTTTCCGGAGGCAGCCATCGAACGCTGGCTCATATCTGCCAACGCAGGCACCGGTGAATCGCGTGCCGTCGAGCCGGATGACGGGTCCGTCTTGGCCCCCGGCTCGTGCGTCCAGCCGATCATCGACCTGCTCGCCGACATGCTTGGGGTCATGCTCGTCGTCACCGACATGCACGGCGTTCCGATCACCGATGTGTCCAATCCGTGCGGGCTGTTCAACACCGTCGCGCAGATTCCCGGAGGAACCGCCGAATGTATCGCGGGATGGCAGGATCTCGCCGGATCCGCCGACCTCGAACCTCGCTTCACGGGAAGCCATCTCGGCCTCATGTGCGCGCGCTCGTTCATTCGGGTGGGGACCGAACTGAAGGCGATGGTGATTGCCGGCGGTATTGCTCCAGGCGTATGGCCGCCAAGTGATGCAGAGCTGGACTCGATGGCGCAGGGTTTTGGCGCCGATCCGGCGGACCTCGTGGAGCACGTCGACGACGTGTACGACCTCGACGCGGATGCCCGGCAGAAAGTGCTGGAGGCACTGCCGCGTATCGCAGCAATGATTTCTGAGATTACGGCGGAGTTCCAGTCGTTGCGAGGCAAGCTCGAAGCGATTGCCGCCCTCGCCGAGCGATGA
- a CDS encoding TIGR00730 family Rossman fold protein: MRPYSTGQDHLARMIDELLEAAGDGAHEDLVRELIVSAIKLYHDRADRGDVKLISAAVKEMRYSTLVFSRYRDIPKVTVFGSARTAKGEPNYQLAYDFARTMVHERGWMVVTGAGPGIMQAGNEGAGADHSFGVNIRLPFEDSANPYLDSDRIINFKYFFTRKVGFIKESHAFALFPGGFGTMDETFELLTLIQTGKSDLHPIVLLESEGTGYWETFNQFVKEDLLGKGLISPDDLSIYKTFSSVEAAVDEICHFYANYQSQRYVDGRLIIRLHQAPSADHLERLNDEFSDIVAKGAIQVIEATPAEIKDGDSLDASRVALYFNRRSFGRLRQLVDALNELVEPRPVVHPPPTFNI, encoded by the coding sequence ATGCGCCCCTACTCCACAGGACAGGACCACCTTGCCAGAATGATCGATGAGCTTCTCGAAGCCGCCGGCGACGGTGCACACGAGGATCTGGTGAGAGAGCTGATCGTTTCGGCGATCAAGCTGTATCACGACCGCGCCGACCGGGGCGACGTCAAACTCATCAGCGCAGCCGTCAAAGAGATGCGGTACTCGACGCTCGTGTTCTCCCGATATCGCGACATCCCGAAGGTGACCGTCTTCGGATCGGCAAGGACCGCCAAGGGCGAACCGAACTACCAACTCGCCTACGACTTCGCCCGTACGATGGTGCATGAACGTGGCTGGATGGTTGTGACCGGCGCCGGACCGGGGATCATGCAGGCCGGCAACGAGGGTGCCGGGGCAGATCACTCGTTCGGTGTCAACATCCGGCTCCCGTTCGAGGACTCCGCGAATCCATACCTGGACTCGGACCGCATCATCAACTTCAAGTACTTCTTCACCCGCAAGGTCGGCTTCATCAAGGAATCCCACGCCTTCGCCCTGTTTCCTGGAGGATTCGGGACCATGGACGAGACGTTCGAGCTGCTGACGCTGATTCAGACCGGCAAGAGCGACCTGCATCCGATCGTCCTCCTCGAATCCGAGGGAACCGGCTACTGGGAGACATTCAACCAGTTCGTCAAGGAGGATCTTCTGGGCAAGGGCCTGATCTCGCCCGACGACCTCAGCATCTACAAGACGTTCAGCAGTGTGGAAGCCGCCGTTGACGAGATCTGCCATTTCTACGCCAACTATCAGTCGCAACGCTATGTCGACGGCCGGCTCATCATCCGCCTCCATCAGGCGCCGAGCGCCGATCATCTCGAGCGGCTCAACGACGAATTCTCCGACATCGTCGCCAAAGGCGCCATCCAAGTCATCGAAGCCACCCCGGCGGAGATCAAGGACGGGGATTCCCTCGATGCGAGCCGGGTGGCCCTGTATTTCAACCGGCGCTCCTTCGGGCGCCTCCGTCAGCTCGTCGATGCATTGAACGAACTCGTCGAACCGAGACCGGTCGTGCATCCGCCGCCGACCTTCAACATCTGA